GGCCGGTGCCAAAGCCATACATGCCATTGGCCCATTGCAGGCCGACAATGGCGCCCTTGATCGAGGGCAGCAGCGCCAGAGGCAGGATCACCGCCAGCGGGATCATGGTGTAGAGGTAGGTCAGTGGATTGACGTGCCAGACCATGTCCATGTGCAGCATGATGCCGACCAGCAGATGGCCCACGATCATGATGGCGATATAGGGCGGGAAGTCGTCTGCACGGTGCAGATCGAGCTGTTCGCCACAGGTGTCGCAGTGATCGGCGACCTTGAGATAGGCCCGGAACATCTTGCCCTGACCGCAATGAGGGCACTTGCACAGGGTGCCGCGCCACATGGCCTGACCAACCGAACGCTGCGGGATTGCCTTTGTCTTGCCGACTGCCATCACATCACCTCTTCTTGCGCCCCTTGGGGCCGTAAGACTTAGATGGGCGCTTCTTGGTGCGTCTGACAGATGACGGATTGACGCGTTCGCCTTCCGAAAGCAGTTCGAAGCGCAAGGCGCCGGCAACCGGGGCGGCTTCAAGCAGGCGGACGGTGACGCGATCGCCCAAGGTGAACTTCTCCCCGGTGCGCTCGCCGATCATGGACTGGCGCTCTTCGACATAGCGGTAGAAGTCCTTGCCCAGGGTCGACGCCGGGATGAAGCCGTCGGCGCCAGTCTCGAACAGGCGCACGAACAGGCCCGAACGGGTGACGCCGGAAATGCGGCCCTCAAAGCGTGCGCCAATCTTGGTCGCCAGGAACTGGGCCAGCAGGCGGTCGGCAGTTTCGCGTTCGGCCCGCATGGCCCGGCGCTCGGTCGCCGAGATGTGCTGAGCGATTCCAGGCAGATGCAGCATTTCGCTTTCGCTGAGTCCATCGCTGCCCAGGTTCAGGGCGGCGATCAGCGCGCGGTGCACGATCAGATCGGCATAGCGGCGAATGGGCGAGGTGAAGTGGGCGTAGCGGTCGAGGTTGAGACCGAAATGGCCGTAGTTCTCTGCACTGTATTCTGCCTGCGCCTGGCTGCGCAGCACCATCTCGCTGACCTGCTCGACATTGCCGGCCTTGCGCGACTGGGCGAGGATGCCGTTGAAATCGGCGGCGCGGACGCTGTCGGACTTCTTGACCGCGATATCGAGTGAGCCAAGGAAGTCACGCAGGGCCTGCAGCTTTTCCGAGGATGGCTCGTCGTGCACGCGATAGAGCAGGACAGTCTTCTTCTGTTCCAGCGTCTCAGCGGCCGCGACATTGGCGGCGATCATCATTTCCTCAATGAGGCGATGCGCGTCGAGCCGTTCGGGTACGCGGATGTCGCTGACCATGCCCTTGGCATCGAGCACGATCTTGCGCTCGGGCAGATCGAGGTCGAGGGGGCCGCGATGGTCACGGGCCTTGGACATGGCGGCATAGGCGGCGTAGAGGGGCCGCAGAATGGTGTCGAGCAGCGGGCCGGTCTGGTCATCAGGGTGGCCATCAATGGCTGACTGGGCCTGCTGGTAGCTCAATTTGGCGGCCGAGCGCATCAGGATGCGATGGAAGCTGTGGCTGCGCTTGCGGCCGTCGGCGCCAAAGATCATGCGGACGGCCAGCGCCGCGCGCGGCACGCCCTGTTTCAACGAACACAGTTCGTTGGAAATGCCCTCTGGCAGCATAGGCACCACGCGGTCGGGGAAATAGACCGAATTGCCACGGACATAGGCTTCACGGTCCAGCACCGAACCGGGTTGGACATAGGCGGCGACGTCGGCAATGGCGACGGTGACGATATGGCCATCGGGATTGGCCGGATCGGTGTCGGGCTGGGCATAGACAGCGTCGTCGTGATCCTTGGCGTCGGCGGGATCGATGGTGATCAACGGCACGTCGCGCCAGTCTTCCCGACCCTTGAGAGTAGCTTCCCTGGCCTCTTCTGCCGCGCGGATCACCGATTGGGGGAAGCGATAGGGAATCTCGAGATTGTGGATGGCGATCAGGCTGACCGCCCCTTCGGACATGGGATTGCCGATGACTGCGGTAACCTTGGCGCGCGGAATCATCAGGCGGCCGGAAAGCTTGACCTCGACCTCGACCAGATCGCCGTCTGCCGCATCGCGCAGATCACCCTGCGGGATCCGCATTTCCTTCTGCTTGCGATCAACCGGGATCAGGCGGGCGCCATCATCGTCCATGCGCACAATGCCGATCTGGCCGCGGCGTGGCTTGTCGAGGATCTTCATCGCCTTGGCGGTGTAGACGGGAACCTCGGCGTCACCGGCATCAATGCGGGCCAGAATTCGATCACCGGGTGCCGGGGCGACACGGGCATCGCGACCGCCCAGAACGGAGACGCGGGGCTTTTCGCCTTCTTCCTCGTTCCACTGAGCCGGATAGGCGTGCAGATCGTCGGGGTCAGCGTCGGTGGGGATGTCGAGCACGGTGACGTGGGGCAGGGCAGCGGTGCGGCGGAGCGCCTTGCGGGTGCGGGTGATGACACCCTCGCCCTCAAGTTCAGCCAGCATGGCCTTGAACGGGCGGCGCATGTCGCCACGAATGCCGAACACCTTGGCCAGATCGCGCTTGCCCTTGATGTCGGTCTGCTGCGCCAGAGCCTCAAGCAATTGCTCACGTGTGGGCAGGGCATCAGCCGCTGGTTTGCGCGTGCGTTTGGGACCGGAGAGATTTTTGGGTTTTGAGATTGGAGGCCTGGCCATTTGGTCGTTTCTAAAGAGGTCCCGGATAGATAGGGCAATCTGCGCCGGATTGCCAATTTGCATTGCGAACGCATGGTTGGCGGGATCGTTGCGGATTGCGCGTCGACGAGATGCAGCCCAGTTCAATCGTGTTTGCATCCTGATGCACGCGGCGCGATGATCAGGGGCTGGTTCAACGGCGGGAGGGCCTGACCAGTATCCTATTGCAGGTTCAGGGGAGGATGCCGTGCAGGAACTGACAATGAGTGTGAACTGGATCGCCGTAATTGTGGGGGCAGTGCTGGCCTTCGGTCTTGGCAGCGTGTGGTTTTCGCCGATGATGTTCGGCAAGAGCTGGTCGCGCGGGGTCAAGATGGACGCTGGCGCGCCGACAGGTATGGGGCCCGCGCTGGTGCTGCAGGCGCTGGGTACTTTTGGCTTCGCCTGGGTGGTGGGCATTACCGCAGCTGCCGGCCATTTGCTGACGGTCCTGCTGATCGCGGCCAGTATGGCGTTATTGCAGGCCGGCACGGCGGCGTTTTCCCAGCACGGTCGCGGCGCGGTGCTGGCCGAGGCAGGCTATGTGATCACCATCGCGATCATCATGATCGGGGTGCATGCCGTTCTGTAGCAGGGGGCGCGCATGGCGGGCGGCGCGTCGGCGCACCTGCCGCGCGCCGCGGGTGCTGCCAAGATGGGCGATAGTGTGGGACGCTGCGCACCTGTTGTTGCGATTCCCTTCCTGGATATTTCATGCCTACCATTCCCTTTTTCGACGGCCATAACGATACGCTGCTCAAGCTGCTGGAGGCCGAGGGCGATCCGACACAGCTGTTCATGGATGGCATGGACAAGGCCGATATCGATCTGCCGCGCGCCAGGGCCGCAGGCATGGCGGGTGGGTTCTTCGCGATCTTTCCACCGCCGCTGAAGGGTAATCTGGGGTCTGTGGTGGCTGGTGCGGGCAATAATCGCGGCGGCCTGCCGCCCGAACTGGGACTGGCTGATGCACAAGCGGTGACACTGGGCATGGCGTCGATCCTGATGCGGATCGAGCGCGCCGGTGGCGTGGCCATCTGTCGTGATGCAGCGGCGGTGCGTGCGGCCATCGCGCAGGGCACGCTGGCCAGCGTACTGCACATTGAGGGTGCCGAGGCCATCGATACCGACTTCAGGGCGCTGGACGTGCTCTATGCGGCCGGGTTGCGCTCAATCGGGCTGGTATGGAGCCGGGCCAACGCCTTTGGTACCGGCGTGCCGTTCCGCTATCCGTCTGACGCCGACATTGGCCCCGGGCTCAGCGATGCGGGCAAGGCTTTGGTGCGCGAGTGCAATGACCGGGGGATCATGATCGATCTGTCCCATCTCAATGCCGCCGGGTTCCGTGACGTGGCCGCCATTAGCGACAAGCCGCTGGTGGCCACGCATTCCAATGTGCATGCGATCAGCGCTCATGCCCGCAATCTGGTGGACTGGCAGCTGGCCGCGATTGCCGAGAGCCAGGGCGTTGTGGGGCTGAATTTTGCCACCGGGTTTTTGCGGCCGGACGGCAAGATGCGCGTCGACACCGAGATCGAGGTGATGGTGCGCCATATTGATGCGCTGGTTGAAGCGCTGGGTGAGGATGGTGTGGCGCTGGGTTCGGATTTTGATGGTGCCATGGTGCCAGCGCCGATTGGCGATGTGACCGGGGTGCCCAAGCTGCTGCAGGCGCTGCTCGACAAGGGCTATGGCGAAGCGCTGGTGCGCAAGATCGCGCTGGAGAACTGGTTGAGCATGATCGAGCGCTGCATCGGGTAAAAGCCCTGCCAGCCTCCCCCTGAGCGGGGGAGGCACAGCGCGGTGTGGTTCCCGATGCTGGCCACTGTGCGAGCAGCAGCGCTACGGGGCGCCGTGTCAGCGCCCCATGGTGCCTAGAACGGCACGTCTTCGTCGGAGACGGTCTTTTTGGCCGGCGCTTTTTTGGCAGCAGGTTTCTTTGCTGCGGCTGTTTTGGCTGGGGCCTTCTTGGCTGCCGGCTTTTTGGCGGCTGCCTTTTTGGCCGGCGCCTTCTTGACCTTCTTGCCGGTAGCTTCGGCGCGCGCCGCGATCCACTCGACAGCCTGCTCGAGCGTTACCGCTTCGGGCTGGATGTCCTTGGGGATGGTGGCGTTGATCTTGCCCTGATTGACATAGGGGCCATAGCGTCCGGCGCGGACGGTGATGGGGCCATTGTCGTGCTCGAAGGTCTGGATGGCCGCCACTGTGCCGCCGCGCTTGAAGCCGCCAGCGGCTTTTTGGGCCAGCAGGTCGACGGCGCGGTTGAGGCCGACAGTGAAGACTTCCTCGACATCGGGCAGGTTGGCGTATTTGCCATCGCACAGGATGAACGGGCCATAGCGACCCAGGCCCGCCGTGATGGGCAGACCGGATTCGGGATGCAGGCCGACATCGCGGGGCAGGGAGAGCAGCTTGAGGGCGCTTTCCAGCGTCGTGGCGGCCGCGTCCCAACCCTTGGGAATGGAGCTGCGCTTGGCGTCCTTGCCGCCGGCATCACCGAGCTGGACATAGGGGCCGAAGCGCCCGGTCTTGAGGAAGACCTCCTCGCCGGATTCCGGGTCGATGCCGAGCACGCCGTCACCAGCGGCGGCTTCGGGCGACTGCCCGCTGGCCGCATCGGAGAGCTGCATGGTGTGCTTGCACTCGGGATAGTTCGAGCAACCGATAAAGGCGCCAAACTTGCCCAGCTTGAGCGAGAGCTGACCTTCACCACAGGTGGGGCAGCGACGCGGATCGGAGCCATCTTCCTTGGGTGGGAAGATGCGGCTGGCCAAGGCGTCATTGAGGACGTCGAGCACCTCTGAAACGCGCAGATCCTTGATCTCGGTGGTGGCGGCGGTGAAATCCTTCCAGAAGTCACGCAGCACCTGCTTGTATTCCAGGTGGCCGGCCGAGATTTCGTCGAGCTGTTCCTCGAGGCCGGCGGTGAAGCCGTATTCGACATAGCGATTGAAGAAGTTCTCGAGGAAGGCGGTGACGATGCGGCCGCGATCTTCGGGGTGCAGCGCCTTGCCCTCAAGCCGGACATAGTCGCGGTCCTTGAGCGTGGTCAGCGTGGCCGCATAGGTGGAAGGACGGCCAATGCCGAGCTCTTCCATCTTCTTGATCAGGCTCGCTTCGGTATAGCGGCTGGGCGGCTGGGTGAAGTGCTGCTCGATGTCCACAGCCTGCAGGTCGGGCTTGTCACCCACTGCCAGTGGTGGCAGTTCGCGGCTATCCTCGTCTTCGGTGTCCTCGTCAGATTTGACCTCGACACCATAGAGCTTGAGGAAGCCGGGGAAGCTGACGACCGACCCGACGGCGCGCAGTTCGACAGCGCGGCCGGGCACGTTGACGGCGATATCGACCGTGGTGCGATCGATCTCGGCCGATTTCATCTGGCTGGCCAGGGTGCGGCGCCAGATCAGGCCGTAAAGCTTGGCCTGGTCGGCATCAAGGCTGAGGTTTTCGGGCCGCTTGAACATGTCGGTGGGCCGGATGGCCTCATGGGCCTCCTGGGCATTTTTCGCCTTGGTCTGGTAGATGCGGGCCTTTTCGGGCAGGTATTCCTCGCCAAAATACTTGCCGATGACCGAGCGGGCCATGGCGATGCCCTCGGGGGCCATCTGGACCGCGTCGGTACGCATATAGGTGATCAGACCGTCTTCGTAGAGCCGCTGGGCAATCTGCATGGTGCGGCTGGGCGACAGGCTGAGGCGCGATGAGGCGTCCTGCTGCAGGCTCGATGTGGTGAACGGCGCATAGGGATTGCGCTTGGTCGGTTTCTTGTCGACGGCTGAGACGTTGAACTGGCCAGCCTCGATGAGCTTTTTGAGTTCAGCGGCATTCTCGCCGTTCTGGATGGCGAGCTTGTCGGTCTTTTTGCCATCAACCGAGAGCAGGCGCGCCAGAAAGCTCTTGCCGGCCTGGGCCAGCTTGGCTTCGACGGACCAATACTCATCGGGCTTGAACTTTTCGATCTCGGATTCGCGGTCAGAGACCAGACGCAGGGCAACCGATTGCACGCGGCCGGCCGAACGGGAGCCGGGCAGCTTGCGCCAGAGGATGGGCGAGAGCGTAAAGCCCACCAGGTAATCGAGGGCGCGGCGGGCCAGATAGGCATCGACCAGTGGCATGTCGATTTCGCGCGGCACCTGCATGGCCGCCAGAATGGCGTCTTTGGTGATGGCGTTGAACAGCACGCGGCGGACGGTGACGTCCTTCTTGATGGCCTTTTTCTGCCGCAGGACATCGAGCACGTGCCAGGAAATGGCTTCGCCTTCGCGATCCGGGTCAGTCGCCAGGATCAGTTCGTCGGCGCCCTTGAGCGCGTTGGCGATATCGGCGATGCGCTTCTTGGAGGCCGTGTCGACCTCCCAGGACATGGCGAAATCTTCGTCCGGACGCACCGACCCGTCCTTGGCCGGCAAATCGCGGACATGGCCGAAGGAGGCCAGGACATGATAGTCCGAACCCAGATATTTGTTGATTGTCTTGGCTTTAGCCGGACTTTCAACGACAACGACCTTCATGACGAACCTGTTCCGCAACCGCTTTAAGAGAAGTGGCGCAACATGGTGAACCCTCGATGGACTGTCAACGGGCTGTAATTGGCTGGCCCGCGCCTCCCCTTCGGGGAGAGATATCTTGCATGGATAGCCGGACGGGTGCAGACTTGGGTTGTGCGCAGTTCTGCGCTCGACCCATTTCCATTGTGACCGACATCGTTGTGGCTGCGCCGTTCGCGCCGCTTTTGGTTGTCCGTCGGGTCGATTCATGAGGAGATTTGATTATGGAATACCGCAAACTCGGTAATAGCGGTGCCGTTGTGTCGGCCTATGCGCTGGGCACGATGACCTTTGGCGCGGAGTCCGACGAGGCCACCTCGTTTCAGCTGATGGATGATTATGTCGCCGCTGGCGGCAATTTCATCGATACCGCCAATGTGTATAGCGCCGGCGTTTCGGAGGAAATCGTCGGACGCTGGCTCAAGAGCAAGCCAGGCGTGCTGCGTGATCTGGTGATCACCACCAAGGGGCGTTTTCCCATGGGGCAGGGGCCAAACCATCTCGGCCTGTCGCGCAAGAATCTCAATGAAGCGCTGGATGCCTCGCTCAAGCGGCTCGGTGTCGAGCATATCGATCTCTACCAGATGCACGCCTGGGACGCGCTGACGCCAATCGAGGAAACGCTGCGCTTTCTCGATGACGCGATCGGTAACGGCAAGATTGCCTATTATGGCTTTTCCAACTTCCTGGGCTGGCAGATGACCAAGGCGGTGTGGACGGCCAAGGCCAATGGCTTTGCGCCGCCGGTAACGCTGCAGCCACAATATAATCTGCTGGTGCGCGACATCGAGCATGAGGTGGTGCCCGCCGCGCTCGATGCCAATATCGGTCTTCTGCCGTGGTCGCCACTGGGTGGTGGCTGGCTGAGCGGCAAGTACAAGCGCGACCAGATGCCGACCGGGGCAACGCGGCTGGGTGAAAATCCCAAGCGTGGCATGGAGGCGTTCGAGAAGCGCAACTCCAATCTGATGACCTGGGAGGTGATTGGCGCGGTTGAGGACATCGCCAAGGCACGCGGCGCCAGCATGGCGCAGGTGGCACTGGCCTGGGTCTGTGCCCGTCCGGCGGTGACGTCGGTGATTCTGGGGGCGCGCACCACCGCGCAGCTCAAGGATAATCTGGGTGCTGCCGATCTGGTGCTGAGCAGCGATGAGATGGCCACGCTGACCGCGGCAAGCCAGCCGGAAATGAGTGACTATCCTTATGGGACCGGCGGCATTGATCAGCGCCATCGCAAGATTGGCGGCGGTCGCTAAAGGTCTGATTGGGAGGGGGCACCCCTCCCATCTTCCCCTGGATGAAGGAGGGCACCGCGTGGTCGGGGCTGGATCTGCTAGTCCCGCAAGGCCACCAACTGGCCGCTCGACCATTCGATCTGGCCGGCCAGGTCGAGTTCGAGCAGCAGCATCTGCATAGTGGCGGCCGATATGCCGACCTGTCGGACCAGTTCATCGACATCGATCGGGGTGACGCTGAGAGCAGCGAGCAGACGGGTCTTGTCGTCGTCGCTGGGCGGCGGAGCATCGGGGACGCTGTCGGGCTCCCAATCGCGGTCGAACAGGGCATTGCGCGACGGGTCGGCGCTGCCCAGGGTTTCGAGTATATCAGCGGCGCCCGTGATCAGTTTGGCGCCTTGCTGGATCAGCGCATTGCCACCTTCAGCGCGGGGATCGAGTGGCGAGCCGGGAACGGCGAAGACGTCGCGGTTTTGCTCGAGCGCCAGCCGGGCAGTGATCAATGAACCACTGCGCTTGGCCGCTTCAACCACGACCACACCCAGCGATAACCCCGAAACCAGACGGTTACGCCTTGGGAAGTCGCGGGCGCGTGGCTCCCAGCCCAGCGGCATTTCAGTGAGCAGAGCGCCGCCATTGTCGAGAATGTCGTGGGCCAGCGGGATGTTCTCGGTGGGGTAGATCTTGTCGAAACCACCGGCAAGGACGGCGATGGTGCCGCTGAGCAGCGTTGCCTTGTGCGCCGCTGCATCGATGCCGCGGGCCAGACCCGAAACAATGGTATAGCCCGCTTCGCCCAGATCCGTCGCCAGCAGGCGGGTCATCTTGACCCCGGCCGCCGAGGCATTGCGCGCCCCGACAATGCCCACCGTGCGGCGCCAGTCGAGATTGGGGCCACTGGCCATGGTGATCAGCGGCGGTGCGGCCGGGATATAGTGGAGCAGGGATGGATAATCGGCATCGCTGCTGGTGACGAGGCGGGCGCCGTAACGTGACAGACCGGCGATCTCATCTTCAGCTTCGGACTGGCTGGTAATACGGACCGGTCTGCCGGTGCGGCGCGTCAGGGACGGCAGGGCCTCAAGGGCGGCCTGTGCCGAGCCGAAGCGGTTGAGCAATCGGCGGAAGGTGGCCGGGCCAATGTTTTCGGTACGTAGCAGTCGCAACCAGGCAAGGCGCGTGACCGGATCAAGTGCAGCAACACCCTGATCCGGCGGCACGGGTCAGGCCTTCTTTTTCTCAGAGCCGATCCTGGGCTCGGTACCCGCAATCAGCCGAGCAATGTTTTCGCGGTGCTGGAAGAACAGCAGCAGGGCCATCACGGCCGCAGCACCGGCCAGGTATTCGTTGACCACGACATAGGCAAAGATTGGCGCCGTGGCTCCTGCTGTCAGGGCAGCCAGAGACGAGAATTTCCGCGCCACCGCGATGAACAGCCAGACCGCGCAGAAGATCAGGCCGACAGGCCAGCTCAGCGCCAGCAGTGAACCAATGAAGACGGCGACGCCCTTGCCGCCCTTGAAGTTGAGCCAGACGGGAAAGCAATGGCCCAGAAAGGCGCCAATGCCCGCGATCATGGCTGCTTCTTCGCCCCACAGGCCGCGCGCAAGCAGAACGGGCACGGCGGCCTTGGAGGCGTCGAGCACCAAAGTGGCAAAAGCGATCCAGCGATTGCCGGTGCGCAGCACATTAGTGGCGCCGATATTGCCCGAGCCGATGTCGCGAATGTCGCCCAGCCCGGCCGAACGAGTGAGCAGCAGACCAAAGGGAATGGAGCCAAACAGATAGCCCAGAACGACAGCATAGAGCAGCGAGAGAACGTCAATCGACATCGGGGCTTGGTATCCTTTGTGGCGTTTAGGCGCGAAAATACCCCCCTCCCAACCTCTCCCGCAAGGGGGGCGGTGCAGTTGGGTGGGGATGACGGACCGGTGGTCGTTGGTGTTTGGGGCTAGTCGATGTGGGTGTGGACGGTCTCGCCAGCGACGATAGTGCGCATGACCTTGCCCGCCAGACGCGCGCCTTCGAAGCTGGTATTGCGCGACTTGGAGCGGATGTCGGTCTCGCTGACCTGCCAGGGATAATCGAGATCGAACAGGATCAGATCGGCGGGTGCGCCCTTGGCAATGCGGCCTGATGGCAGACCCAGAATGTCAGCGGGGCGGCTGGTCATGGCGCGCAGTACGGTCAGCAGGTCGACATCGCCGGAATGAACCAGACGCAGGGCTGCAGCCAGCAGGGTCTCAAGGCCAATGGCCCCGTCGGAGGCTTCGGCGAAAGGCTGGCGCTTGACCTCGGTATCCTGGGGATCGTGATCGGAATGGATGGTGTCGATGGTGCCGTCGCGCAGGGCCTGGATCATGGCCTGGCGATCATCTTCTGAGCGCAGCGGCGTGGAGAGTTTGAAGAAGGTGCGATAGCGGCCAATGTCGTTTTCGTTGAGCGCCAGATTGTTGATCGAGATGCCAGCCGTAACGGCTCTGTTACGCTTCTTGGCCGCTGCCACCAGCTCGACCGCGGCCGCGCAGGAGATCTGGGCGGCGTGGTACTTGACGCCCGTCAGTGCGGCCAGTTGCAGATCGCGGGCCAGCGGGATCGTCTCGGCTTCGCGCGGAATACCCTTCAGCCCCAGAATGGTGGCGAACAGGCCCTCGTTCATCACGCCGGTACCGGTCAGATCGGTGTCGGAGACGTGGTGGACGAATGTCAGACCGTAATTTGCGGCGTAGCTCATGGCCGTGCGCAGCATGGAGGGCGACTGGATGGAATGGCGACCATCGGTGAGGCAGACCGCACCGGCTTCCTTGAGCAGGCCATATTCGGTCATCTCGGTGCCGTTGAGACCCTTGGTGATGGCGCCTGCAGGCAGCACATTGACCTTTGAAGTGGCCCTGGCGCGGCGGATCAGGAAGTCAACCAGCGCGCCATCATCCACCACGGGCGTGGTATCGGGCATCATCACGAAGCTGGTAATGCCCCCGGCTGCAGCGGCTTCGCCAGCCGATTGCAGGGTTTCGCGATACTCCTTGCCCGGCTCGCCCGTGAAGACGCGCATGTCGATCAGGCCGGGCGCCAGTACCAGACCCTTGGCATTGATCACCTCGGCACCGTCTGGAACGCCAATAGGCGCGCCGATGGCAAGTTCGGCAATGATGCCATCTTCGATCAGCACGGCGCCAAGATGATCGGTGCCGGTGGCCGGATCGACGATGCGGGCGTTCTCGATGAGTGTGGCGCGGGTCATGACGCGTCTCCCGACGACAGCAGGGCATCGAGCACGGCCATGCGCACGGCGACACCCATTTCCACCTGATCAGTGATGACGGAAGCCGGACCGTCGGCAATGGCGGGATCAATCTCGACGCCGCGGTTCATCGGACCGGGATGCATGACGATGGCGTCGGGTTTGGCATAGCCGAGCTTTTCGGCATCGAGCCCATAGAAATGGTAATATTCGCGGACCGAGGGGATCATGCGGCCCTGGGCGCGTTCGTGCTGCAGGCGCAGCATCATGACAACGTCGGCGCCAGCCAGACCCTCGCGCATGTCGGTGAAAACCTCG
The DNA window shown above is from Devosia litorisediminis and carries:
- the dprA gene encoding DNA-processing protein DprA is translated as MPPDQGVAALDPVTRLAWLRLLRTENIGPATFRRLLNRFGSAQAALEALPSLTRRTGRPVRITSQSEAEDEIAGLSRYGARLVTSSDADYPSLLHYIPAAPPLITMASGPNLDWRRTVGIVGARNASAAGVKMTRLLATDLGEAGYTIVSGLARGIDAAAHKATLLSGTIAVLAGGFDKIYPTENIPLAHDILDNGGALLTEMPLGWEPRARDFPRRNRLVSGLSLGVVVVEAAKRSGSLITARLALEQNRDVFAVPGSPLDPRAEGGNALIQQGAKLITGAADILETLGSADPSRNALFDRDWEPDSVPDAPPPSDDDKTRLLAALSVTPIDVDELVRQVGISAATMQMLLLELDLAGQIEWSSGQLVALRD
- the rnr gene encoding ribonuclease R — protein: MARPPISKPKNLSGPKRTRKPAADALPTREQLLEALAQQTDIKGKRDLAKVFGIRGDMRRPFKAMLAELEGEGVITRTRKALRRTAALPHVTVLDIPTDADPDDLHAYPAQWNEEEGEKPRVSVLGGRDARVAPAPGDRILARIDAGDAEVPVYTAKAMKILDKPRRGQIGIVRMDDDGARLIPVDRKQKEMRIPQGDLRDAADGDLVEVEVKLSGRLMIPRAKVTAVIGNPMSEGAVSLIAIHNLEIPYRFPQSVIRAAEEAREATLKGREDWRDVPLITIDPADAKDHDDAVYAQPDTDPANPDGHIVTVAIADVAAYVQPGSVLDREAYVRGNSVYFPDRVVPMLPEGISNELCSLKQGVPRAALAVRMIFGADGRKRSHSFHRILMRSAAKLSYQQAQSAIDGHPDDQTGPLLDTILRPLYAAYAAMSKARDHRGPLDLDLPERKIVLDAKGMVSDIRVPERLDAHRLIEEMMIAANVAAAETLEQKKTVLLYRVHDEPSSEKLQALRDFLGSLDIAVKKSDSVRAADFNGILAQSRKAGNVEQVSEMVLRSQAQAEYSAENYGHFGLNLDRYAHFTSPIRRYADLIVHRALIAALNLGSDGLSESEMLHLPGIAQHISATERRAMRAERETADRLLAQFLATKIGARFEGRISGVTRSGLFVRLFETGADGFIPASTLGKDFYRYVEERQSMIGERTGEKFTLGDRVTVRLLEAAPVAGALRFELLSEGERVNPSSVRRTKKRPSKSYGPKGRKKR
- a CDS encoding DUF1761 domain-containing protein: MQELTMSVNWIAVIVGAVLAFGLGSVWFSPMMFGKSWSRGVKMDAGAPTGMGPALVLQALGTFGFAWVVGITAAAGHLLTVLLIAASMALLQAGTAAFSQHGRGAVLAEAGYVITIAIIMIGVHAVL
- a CDS encoding dipeptidase; translation: MPTIPFFDGHNDTLLKLLEAEGDPTQLFMDGMDKADIDLPRARAAGMAGGFFAIFPPPLKGNLGSVVAGAGNNRGGLPPELGLADAQAVTLGMASILMRIERAGGVAICRDAAAVRAAIAQGTLASVLHIEGAEAIDTDFRALDVLYAAGLRSIGLVWSRANAFGTGVPFRYPSDADIGPGLSDAGKALVRECNDRGIMIDLSHLNAAGFRDVAAISDKPLVATHSNVHAISAHARNLVDWQLAAIAESQGVVGLNFATGFLRPDGKMRVDTEIEVMVRHIDALVEALGEDGVALGSDFDGAMVPAPIGDVTGVPKLLQALLDKGYGEALVRKIALENWLSMIERCIG
- the topA gene encoding type I DNA topoisomerase gives rise to the protein MKVVVVESPAKAKTINKYLGSDYHVLASFGHVRDLPAKDGSVRPDEDFAMSWEVDTASKKRIADIANALKGADELILATDPDREGEAISWHVLDVLRQKKAIKKDVTVRRVLFNAITKDAILAAMQVPREIDMPLVDAYLARRALDYLVGFTLSPILWRKLPGSRSAGRVQSVALRLVSDRESEIEKFKPDEYWSVEAKLAQAGKSFLARLLSVDGKKTDKLAIQNGENAAELKKLIEAGQFNVSAVDKKPTKRNPYAPFTTSSLQQDASSRLSLSPSRTMQIAQRLYEDGLITYMRTDAVQMAPEGIAMARSVIGKYFGEEYLPEKARIYQTKAKNAQEAHEAIRPTDMFKRPENLSLDADQAKLYGLIWRRTLASQMKSAEIDRTTVDIAVNVPGRAVELRAVGSVVSFPGFLKLYGVEVKSDEDTEDEDSRELPPLAVGDKPDLQAVDIEQHFTQPPSRYTEASLIKKMEELGIGRPSTYAATLTTLKDRDYVRLEGKALHPEDRGRIVTAFLENFFNRYVEYGFTAGLEEQLDEISAGHLEYKQVLRDFWKDFTAATTEIKDLRVSEVLDVLNDALASRIFPPKEDGSDPRRCPTCGEGQLSLKLGKFGAFIGCSNYPECKHTMQLSDAASGQSPEAAAGDGVLGIDPESGEEVFLKTGRFGPYVQLGDAGGKDAKRSSIPKGWDAAATTLESALKLLSLPRDVGLHPESGLPITAGLGRYGPFILCDGKYANLPDVEEVFTVGLNRAVDLLAQKAAGGFKRGGTVAAIQTFEHDNGPITVRAGRYGPYVNQGKINATIPKDIQPEAVTLEQAVEWIAARAEATGKKVKKAPAKKAAAKKPAAKKAPAKTAAAKKPAAKKAPAKKTVSDEDVPF
- the plsY gene encoding glycerol-3-phosphate 1-O-acyltransferase PlsY, which gives rise to MSIDVLSLLYAVVLGYLFGSIPFGLLLTRSAGLGDIRDIGSGNIGATNVLRTGNRWIAFATLVLDASKAAVPVLLARGLWGEEAAMIAGIGAFLGHCFPVWLNFKGGKGVAVFIGSLLALSWPVGLIFCAVWLFIAVARKFSSLAALTAGATAPIFAYVVVNEYLAGAAAVMALLLFFQHRENIARLIAGTEPRIGSEKKKA
- a CDS encoding aldo/keto reductase, yielding MEYRKLGNSGAVVSAYALGTMTFGAESDEATSFQLMDDYVAAGGNFIDTANVYSAGVSEEIVGRWLKSKPGVLRDLVITTKGRFPMGQGPNHLGLSRKNLNEALDASLKRLGVEHIDLYQMHAWDALTPIEETLRFLDDAIGNGKIAYYGFSNFLGWQMTKAVWTAKANGFAPPVTLQPQYNLLVRDIEHEVVPAALDANIGLLPWSPLGGGWLSGKYKRDQMPTGATRLGENPKRGMEAFEKRNSNLMTWEVIGAVEDIAKARGASMAQVALAWVCARPAVTSVILGARTTAQLKDNLGAADLVLSSDEMATLTAASQPEMSDYPYGTGGIDQRHRKIGGGR
- a CDS encoding DUF983 domain-containing protein translates to MAVGKTKAIPQRSVGQAMWRGTLCKCPHCGQGKMFRAYLKVADHCDTCGEQLDLHRADDFPPYIAIMIVGHLLVGIMLHMDMVWHVNPLTYLYTMIPLAVILPLALLPSIKGAIVGLQWANGMYGFGTGQTD